TGTCCGCCGTGGTGGCCCGCGTGACGTTCGTGTCGACGTTAATGACGGTGACCGTCGTTCCCGGCAACACGGCGCCGGTCGCATCCTTGACAGTGCCGAGAATGCTGCCGGTGTTCACCTGTGCCTCCGGGAGCGACGGAAGACCGCCCAGAAGTACCGACGCGAACACGGCAGCCCTCCAGGACGACAGAGGCCACTTCATCTCTCCCCTCCGTTCCGGACATGCCCCTCCACCTGACTGACCTGCCAGCTCCGTCGAGTGGGCATGGAAGATCAATCCGTCGATCGCACAGCAACCCAGACCGATGTCTCAATAGGCCAGATATCGCACCGGCGCGGCGCCGTGTCAAGCACAAATTCTACTTGACAGCGATAATTCTGTTCACCAGAACAACACAAGTGCGCACGCCGAAGCCGAAGGGTTCCGCGCACCAGCCCGTTGCCTTCGGCCTACCAGCGAGTGGTGAGATTGCCGTCGAGCGTGTTCTCCGACACATTGCCATCGTGCGCGCTCGCGGTGACCGCCGACACCGGAAGGAGTGCACTCTCATCAGGCGGAGGCCGGGACTCACCCACGGCAATCTCGCACACGCTGAGGTTCCGGAAGTCCACGCGCCCACGGATCGCTTCATCTCGGCCTCTTGTGTAGACCCCCCCCCCCTGAGGAGCCTGTTACTTCCCCTTGGGCACGGGAGTCAGTCCATCAGCTTTTCAGTGGACTGGACCAGACCGACCTGACCGATTTTCTTGGTGGGGGGGATGGAATTGCGCCGGCGGGACAATGTCAAGCATCGATTCTACATCATAGCATATATTCTGTACAACAGAATACGATTTCCAGAATCTGTGGTTCATGACAGGCTGCCTCCTGGTAGGCGATCGCGGATATGAGATTTTCTCCCGCCATTTACGCTGTCATGTCAATTCGTTTCGTGATGCAGAACCAAAGGGTCCATTGGGCATGGGTTCTGACCTGTCTTCCCGGTACTTGATTGTTTGACATCGCGCCGCAGTCGGCAATACAGTGGCAGCACGACCAGATCAGAATTATTCTGTGATACAGAATACGAGACTGCTGTGCTGCGGGAGCCTTCCATGAACATGCGCGTCGGTCCGTCGCCAGTCGATCCGTCTCATGCAAACGCGCGACGTCGAGGCCGGCCTGCTGCTCTGTCGCGCAAGCGGCTGGAACCAGGTCGCGCGCGACTGGGAACTGTTTCTCACGCTGAACCCGCGTGGCTGCTTCGTGGCGACGAACGCGGCCGGTGACGTCATCGGCAGCGTGGCCACACTCCGCTACCAGCGCCGTTTCAGTTGGATTGCCATGGTGCTCGTCGACCCGGCTTATCGCGGGCGTGGTGTCGAAAGAGAGCTGGTGGTGCGAGCATTGCACGAGCTCGACGACGAGCGGCCCCTTCGGCTGGATGCCACACCGGCGGGCGTGGGTCTCTATCCACAGCTGGGACTTCGCAAAGAGGCGCGGCGGCATCGGTGGAAACGCAACGCGGGATCTGTGCCAAGACTTACTGGCGACCGCTCAGCGCGCCCGATGGCCTCAAGAGACTTGGCCGCCATTTTCGAGATCGACCGCGAGGTCTTCGGTGCCGATCCGTGTGTGCTGCTGACGTCCCTCGTCAGCGCCGCTCCCGGGTACGCGTGGATCGTCGACGGACCAACCGGGCGCCCGCGGGGGATACCTCTTCGGTCGACCCGGCTTCGCCTTCGATCACCTGGGTCCGCT
This window of the Luteitalea sp. genome carries:
- a CDS encoding GNAT family N-acetyltransferase, whose protein sequence is MQTRDVEAGLLLCRASGWNQVARDWELFLTLNPRGCFVATNAAGDVIGSVATLRYQRRFSWIAMVLVDPAYRGRGVERELVVRALHELDDERPLRLDATPAGVGLYPQLGLRKEARRHRWKRNAGSVPRLTGDRSARPMASRDLAAIFEIDREVFGADPCVLLTSLVSAAPGYAWIVDGPTGRPRGIPLRSTRLRLRSPGSAGRRSYGDGQYDAGFVPRGAPRPAVHGRRARYRHRAPSLA